A genomic stretch from Theobroma cacao cultivar B97-61/B2 chromosome 4, Criollo_cocoa_genome_V2, whole genome shotgun sequence includes:
- the LOC18603375 gene encoding F-box/LRR-repeat protein 4, which yields MRGHDWINTCLPDELILEILRRVDSKASHDACSLVCKRWLGLERLSRSTLRIDASGSPDLFVKLLAQRFVNVKAVHIDERLSVYVPVNVGKRRVRDENTMTSLKVHYAGEKSGSEEEVCESFCLTDAGLTAVADGFSKLEKLSLIWCSNVTSLGMMSLAQKCYFLKSLDLQGCYVGDQGLAVVGKCCKQLEDLNLRFCESLTDAGLVDLATGCGKSLKSLGVAACARITDRSLEAVGSHCKSLETLSLDSEFIHNKGILAIAQGCPLLKVLKLLCINVTDEALTAVGVSCLSLEMLALYSFQQFTDKGLRAVGKGCKKLKNLTLSDCYFLSDKGLEAIATGCTELTHLEVNGCHNIGTIGLESVGKYCPRLTELALLYCQRIGNFALYEVGRGCKDLQALHLVDCSSIGDEAICSIAYGCRNLKKLHIRRCYEVGNKGIIAVGENCHSLTDLSLRFCDRVRDEALIAVGQGCPLQHLNVSGCNQIGDAGIVAIARGCPQLSYLDVSVLQNLGDMALAELGEGCPLLKDIVLSHCRQITDIGLSHLVKNCQMLESCHMVYCPSITAAGVATVVSSCPSIKKVLVEKWKVSPRTKRRAGSVLSYLCVDL from the exons ATGCGAGGCCATGATTGGATCAACACGTGTCTTCCCGACGAGCTGATCCTGGAGATCTTACGGCGGGTGGACTCCAAAGCCAGCCATGACGCCTGTTCCCTCGTCTGTAAACGGTGGCTCGGCCTCGAAAGGCTCAGCCGCAGCACCCTCCGCATCGACGCCTCAGGAAGCCCCGACTTATTTGTCAAGCTCCTCGCTCAACGCTTCGTCAATGTCAAAGCCGTCCACATTGACGAGAGATTGTCCGTTTATGTACCTGTCAACGTG GGGAAAAGGCGTGTTCGAGATGAGAATACTATGACATCTCTCAAGGTGCATTATGCTGGTGAAAAAAGTGGGTCCGAAGAAGAGGTGTGTGAATCATTCTGTTTGACGGATGCTGGTCTGACTGCAGTTGCCGATGGCTTTTCTAAACTAGAAAAGTTGAGCTTAATCTGGTGCTCTAATGTTACAAGTTTGGGCATGATGTCCCTTGCACAGAAATGTTACTTCTTGAAATCTTTGGATTTGCAG GGTTGCTATGTTGGAGATCAAGGTCTAGCTGTTGTTGGCAAGTGTTGCAAGCAACTCGAGGACCTAAATTTGCGTTTCTGTGAAAGCTTGACTGATGCAGGATTGGTTGATTTGGCCACTGGTTGTGGGAAATCATTGAAATCTCTTGGTGTGGCTGCTTGTGCCAGAATAACTGACAGATCATTGGAAGCTGTGGGGTCTCACTGCAAATCTCTTGAGACCTTGTCATTAGATTCAGAGTTTATCCACAATAAAGGGATCCTTGCTATTGCCCAAGGATGTCCTCTTTTAAAAGTCTTGAAGTTACTATGTATTAATGTTACAGATGAGGCACTGACGGCTGTGGGAGTTTCTTGTTTGTCATTGGAAATGTTGGCCTTGTACAGTTTCCAGCAATTTACAGACAA GGGTCTTCGTGCAGTTGGGAAAGGGTGCAAGAAGCTAAAAAATCTTACTCTGAGTGATTGTTATTTCCTGAGTGACAAGGGTCTGGAGGCAATTGCCACTGGTTGCACTGAACTTACGCATCTTGAAGTTAATGGCTGCCACAATATTGGAACCATTGGACTGGAGTCTGTTGGGAAATATTGCCC GCGCCTTACTGAGTTGGCTTTATTATACTGCCAAAGAATTGGTAATTTTGCTCTTTATGAAGTTGGAAGGGGCTGTAAAGACTTGCAAGCTCTTCACTTGGTAGATTGCTCTAGCATTGGAGATGAAGCGATTTGCAGTATAGCATATGGTTgcagaaatttgaagaaactcCATATTAGGAGATGTTATGag GTTGGAAACAAGGGAATCATAGCAGTTGGTGAGAATTGTCACTCTCTCACGGATCTTAGTCTCCGATTTTGTGATAG GGTGCGGGATGAGGCTCTTATTGCCGTTGGTCAGGGATGCCCCTTACAACATCTAAATGTCAGTGGCTGCAACCAAATTGGTGATGCTGGAATTGTAGCCATTGCAAGAGGATGCCCTCAACTCTCCTACCTAGATGTTAGTGTTCTCCAG AATTTGGGAGAtatggcattggctgagttagGTGAAGGTTGCCCCTTACTCAAGGACATAGTCCTCTCACATTGCCGCCAAATAACCGACATTGGTCTTTCCCACCTCGTAAAAAATTGCCAAATGCTTGAGTCCTGCCACATGGTCTACTGCCCTAGCATAACCGCCGCCGGAGTTGCCACCGTGGTTTCTAGTTGCCCCAGCATAAAGAAGGTCCTGGTCGAGAAATGGAAGGTTAGCCCTAGAACCAAAAGAAGAGCCGGTTCAGTCCTCTCCTATCTCTGCGTGGACCTGTAG
- the LOC18603376 gene encoding AP-5 complex subunit mu encodes MPNDCSIRALWILNSFDAVVFSRRFPVVEKRWRAAVQSEKESSVDDPVKYTVFSSLPSDSELAAAFFERKGREGSVRGFGIRVTQSREGSDSWVDDPITRHIIGLYINKEEEGENNLLWPLALHIKGPYCILILPLVEPRHVKAYAKLCQRSDCGNAVMTDEHLSSLLLDLPSITGAFMVAHAIGDIVTGDVVEPEVVVSASPSVGGLLDSLTGSIGISGISSRAKPVAAPVASSTPSGTAAIGALASDVPKIGSRLLDKDALRSFISSAMPFGTPMDLSYSNIFSIKVNGFSSLDIPPQDLKQPAWKPYLYKGKQRLLFTIHETLHAAMYDRDEIPDRLSVSGQINCRAELEGLPDVSFPLTGLTTAKIESLSFHPCAQVPEQNVDKQALMFSPPLGNFVLMRYQAACGLGPPVKGFYQLSMVSEDEGAFLFKLRLMEGYKSPLTMEFCNVTMPFPRRRILSFDGTPSIGTVSNAEHSVEWKIITSGRGLSGKSIEATFPGTVRFAPWQTQRLSSFRSVFEGTADDDSDNETESTNNMVNVEEFLMEKMSKDLPPVDLEEPFSWQAYNYAKVSFKIVGASLSGMSIDPKSVSIYPAVKAPVELSTQITSGDYILWNTLGKCPSAVSAKV; translated from the exons ATGCCTAACGATTGCAGTATCAGAGCACTGTGGATCCTCAACAGTTTCGACGCCGTCGTTTTCTCCAG GAGGTTTCCGGTGGTGGAGAAGCGGTGGCGAGCTGCTGTCCAGAGTGAAAAAGAGAGCTCCGTCGATGATCCTGTTAAGTACACTGTATTTTCTTCGCTTCCCTCCGATTCAGAGTTAGCTGCCGCTTTCTTTGAGAGAAAGGGAAG GGAGGGGTCTGTCCGTGGATTTGGTATACGCGTAACACAGTCAAGAGAAGGATCTGATTCATGGGTTGATGATCCAATTACGCGTCATATTATAGGCCTTTACATAAACAAAGAGGAGGAAGGAGAGAATAATCTATTGTGGCCCTTAGCATTGCACATAAAGGGTCCTTATTGCATCCTTATACTGCCTTTAGTTGAGCCCAGGCATGTAAAGGCTTATGCAAAGTTGTGTCAGAGATCTGATTGTGGAAATGCTGTCATGACCGATGAACATTTATCTTCTCTACTCCTTGATCTTCCATCCATCACAGG GGCATTCATGGTGGCTCATGCCATTGGTGACATAGTTACTGGGGATGTAGTAGAACCTGAGGTGGTTGTAAGTGCATCACCATCAGTAGGTGGGTTGTTAGATTCACTAACTGGAAGTATTGGGATATCAGGTATCTCCTCAAGGGCAAAACCAGTAGCTGCACCTGTTGCATCTTCTACGCCCTCTGGCACTGCTGCGATAGGAGCTCTTGCATCTGATGTTCCAAAAATTGGTTCAAGGCTTTTGGATAAAGATGCACTTAGAAGTTTCATAAGTAGCGCAATGCCTTTTG GAACACCCATGGACCTCAGCTATTCCAATATTTTTTCTATCAAGGTTAATGGCTTTTCTTCATTAGATATTCCTCCCCAGGACCTCAAGCAACCAGCATGGAAGCCTTATCTGTACAAAGGAAAGCAGAGATTGCTATTCACCATTCATGAAACTCTTCATGCTGCCATGTATGATCGAGATGAGATTCCTGATAGATTATCAGTCTCTGGGCAGATAAACTGTCGAGCAGAATTGGAAGGACTGCCTGATGTGTCATTCCCCTTGACAGGGTTGACCACAGCTAAGATTGAGTCTTTATCATTCCATCCCTGTGCTCAGGTTCCAGAACAAAATGTGGATAAGCAGGCTCTGATGTTCTCACCGCCTTTGggtaattttgttttgatgcGTTATCAGGCAGCATGTGGCCTTGGACCTCCTGTAAAGGGATTCTATCAATTGTCTATGGTCTCTGAGGATGAAGGTGCATTTTTGTTCAAATTGCGTCTAATGGAAGGTTATAAGTCCCCTTTAACAATGGAGTTCTGTAATGTGACTATGCCTTTTCCTAGAAGAAGGATTTTATCTTTCGATGGGACTCCATCGATTGGAACAGTTTCAAATGCAGAGCATTCTGTCGAATGGAAAATTATAACAAGTGGACGAGGACTTTCAGGGAAAAGTATTGAGGCAACTTTCCCTGGAACAGTTAGGTTTGCACCATGGCAGACACAAAGATTAAGTTCCTTTAGGTCAGTTTTTGAAGGCACAGCAGATGATGATAGTGATAATGAGACAGAGAGTACTAATAATATGGTAAATGTGGAGGAGTTCTTGATGGAGAAAATGAGTAAGGATCTTCCTCCAGTTGATCTAGAGGAGCCATTTAGCTGGCAGGCATACAACTATGCAAAA GTATCTTTCAAGATTGTTGGGGCATCATTATCTGGAATGTCGATTGATCCCAAATCA GTAAGCATCTATCCTGCTGTAAAAGCACCTGTGGAATTATCAACTCAG ATTACTTCCGGGGACTATATCTTGTGGAATACATTGGGGAAGTGCCCATCTGCTGTATCTGCAAAAGTGTAA
- the LOC18603377 gene encoding probable galacturonosyltransferase-like 4, with the protein MASWRTSTSIASLLGLLSFLLLHCSTTSTAIRVSTIIHNPSPMKLPIFREAPAFRNGDSCGSEEAYRIHIAMTLDANYLRGTMAAVLSMLQHSTCPENLSFHFLCAHSDSELVSSIKSTFPFLNFTIYRFDSNRVRGKISKSIRQALDQPLNYARIYLADILPADVKRVIYLDSDLVVVDDVGKLWGVDMEDNVLAAPEYCHANFTLYFNDAFWSDPVLSKTFQGRNPCYFNTGVMVVDVEKWRRGGYTKKVEQWMAFQKQKRIYHLGSLPPFLLVLAGNIKAVNHRWNQHGLGGDNFEGKCRNLHPGPISLLHWSGKGKPWLRLDSRKPCVVDHLWAPYDLYRSSRHFLED; encoded by the coding sequence ATGGCCTCGTGGAgaacctcgacctctatagccTCACTCCTTGGCCTCCTGTCCTTTCTCCTCCTCCACTGCAGCACCACCTCTACCGCCATTCGTGTCAGCACCATCATCCACAACCCTTCCCCAATGAAACTTCCCATCTTCCGGGAAGCCCCGGCTTTCCGAAATGGTGACTCGTGTGGATCAGAGGAGGCTTACAGGATACACATTGCTATGACCCTTGATGCCAATTACCTCCGTGGCACAATGGCGGCGGTTCTATCCATGTTACAGCACTCAACTTGCCCAGAAAACTTGTCATTCCATTTCCTTTGCGCACATTCCGATAGTGAGCTCGTTTCAAGCATAAAATCAACCTTCCCTTTCCTGAATTTCACAATCTATCGTTTCGACTCAAACCGAGTTCGTGGGAAGATATCCAAGTCAATTCGACAGGCTTTGGACCAACCTTTGAACTACGCCAGGATTTATCTAGCTGATATACTACCAGCTGATGTGAAAAGGGTGATTTACTTGGACTCGGACCTCGTTGTTGTCGATGATGTAGGGAAGCTTTGGGGTGTTGATATGGAAGACAATGTGCTAGCAGCACCCGAATATTGCCATGCAAACTTTACTCTATATTTCAACGATGCTTTCTGGTCTGACCCGGTGCTGTCAAAGACATTCCAAGGAAGGAACCCATGCTACTTCAACACGGGAGTAATGGTGGTGGATGTAGAGAAATGGAGACGAGGAGGGTACACGAAGAAAGTTGAACAATGGATGGCGTTTCAGAAGCAGAAGAGGATCTATCACTTGGGTTCTCTGCCACCATTTTTGCTTGTGTTGGCCGGGAACATCAAGGCGGTGAACCATAGGTGGAACCAGCACGGATTGGGTGGAGACAACTTCGAAGGAAAATGTAGGAACCTCCACCCTGGTCCGATTAGCCTTCTCCATTGGAGCGGGAAAGGCAAACCTTGGCTTAGGCTAGATTCCAGGAAGCCATGCGTGGTTGATCACTTATGGGCTCCGTACGATCTTTACCGTTCATCAAGGCATTTTTTAGAAGACTGA